One segment of Allorhodopirellula heiligendammensis DNA contains the following:
- a CDS encoding serine/threonine-protein kinase, with protein sequence MTCPDSPTTRKATHEMKQGARHNAAKGSSDRTSFQLISDATDVGSVTRDETVAGTRHRSLHPGEALEHFVLLRPLGEGGFGQVWLATDVRLGREVAIKLPHRRLRPESVEARRFQREAASAAKLTHPNLVPILEAALDDDHAYIVSEYCPGPTLSQWLSNRSSPVPVRLAVSIVAQLADGLRVAHECGLIHRDIKPSNIILTNADADVPVPRLTDFGLARTSTDRSDTRVGVLIGSGPYMSPEQASGNTDDHGPHSDVHALGVLLYELLTGESPFSSVSELDTIRRIVSLDPPSIRQQRPAVSRDVSAVCQRCLEKQPSRRYRDAGELLADLRRVLAGHPPSARPVGHFGRTWRWATRNRGIASMAAIALIGIIVGVVGLSAVVIESRQTATLSRAHSRALSRLLAATQKQHATAEQLRVIADSEREEAQRTREESRRRSYTSDLSLAFLRLYQGHFGEVRRLLDRQLPQTNEPDLRTIEWNLLNEEVQGRYRVWGNHASRGTEVAILRRPDGATSGATVVTAAVDGCLYYWDPASGAMTHQLTGLEGRLDAIAAMPSGQLAISGPIWPLLGRSVVVIDPASGATQKVLHGHPTTIESIRVSSDASVIASASRYENIRCWSTAQQRSISIPNGTRNVAFGLTNDGSRLLTSSRNPHSLQMWDTKTGVLMDQWQTPSIGRVAMASQHPFAAYEVDNDVGFGLVRTDDLKERRWIASSSRPNAFAFSADDRYIAVADYRSGVELFERVPVECNKDDMQSKRPPDYRSKAYVAGRGGRIEDIKFTGASEFVTISIDGAVEHYTPDRPTHAIQAIAESDSHTMISVEAPPGILSLNHSGELTYFASHPDTGGDIDAAAGQRVLLSQPAWTSLAVTPDHETIAITDREGKLQLLTNWRDQQGVARAPEVQSIRMPSSSPTDSLGMSCFSHSGRFLAVVGNSTDLVVFDRDGDISEPIVRRRYPNIQCGLTFSPDERSLFICGYAGIEMIELSTDRSRFRLPSEDTIRTACFSPQGGRLVVGLENGSIASLDQQTGSPQFTMHSIDVTGDYSDRLASIRFLNESKIMTMTGKGTAHFWNLDQRSQLGSFAVVPAVTHGIQCQSFDISRGGDALTIAMNRDTVTDIHRWTWSTGDQGARSK encoded by the coding sequence ATGACGTGTCCTGATTCACCCACCACTCGGAAAGCGACCCATGAGATGAAACAGGGGGCGCGGCACAATGCAGCGAAGGGATCAAGCGATCGCACGTCGTTCCAGTTGATTAGCGACGCGACCGATGTCGGATCAGTGACGCGCGACGAGACGGTTGCTGGAACCAGGCATCGATCGCTTCACCCAGGCGAGGCACTGGAGCATTTCGTATTGCTCCGTCCGCTCGGTGAGGGCGGTTTTGGACAGGTATGGCTGGCCACCGATGTAAGGTTGGGGCGTGAGGTTGCGATCAAATTGCCGCATCGCCGCCTGCGCCCGGAGTCGGTCGAGGCTCGCCGTTTTCAACGTGAAGCGGCATCTGCAGCGAAACTCACCCATCCTAACCTGGTGCCAATTCTCGAGGCGGCACTCGACGACGACCACGCGTATATTGTTTCGGAGTATTGCCCTGGTCCGACTCTTTCCCAGTGGCTTTCCAATCGCAGTTCACCCGTTCCGGTGCGACTGGCCGTGTCGATCGTGGCTCAACTCGCCGATGGGTTGCGAGTTGCTCACGAGTGTGGCTTGATACACCGCGATATCAAACCTTCCAATATTATTCTGACAAACGCGGATGCCGATGTACCCGTCCCCCGGCTAACCGACTTTGGCCTCGCCCGCACCAGCACGGATAGGTCCGACACGCGTGTAGGAGTATTGATTGGCAGTGGACCTTATATGTCCCCTGAACAGGCTTCGGGCAATACCGATGATCACGGGCCGCATTCGGATGTGCACGCACTGGGCGTTCTGCTCTATGAATTGCTGACAGGGGAATCGCCTTTCTCCTCCGTCAGTGAGCTCGACACGATTCGGCGAATTGTTAGCCTGGATCCGCCTTCGATTCGTCAGCAACGTCCAGCTGTTTCCAGGGACGTCAGTGCCGTCTGTCAGCGCTGCTTGGAAAAACAACCCTCGCGTCGATACCGCGACGCCGGAGAATTGCTTGCTGACCTGCGTCGTGTGCTTGCGGGGCATCCTCCCAGCGCGCGACCGGTGGGGCATTTCGGTCGTACGTGGAGGTGGGCGACACGCAATCGAGGAATCGCTTCGATGGCCGCGATTGCCTTGATCGGGATTATTGTCGGCGTGGTTGGTTTGTCTGCCGTGGTGATCGAATCGCGACAGACTGCGACATTGAGCAGAGCCCATTCGCGGGCATTGAGCCGCCTCCTCGCCGCCACCCAAAAGCAACATGCAACTGCAGAACAACTCCGTGTAATCGCAGATTCCGAACGAGAAGAAGCCCAACGGACGCGCGAGGAATCGCGCCGACGGAGCTACACCAGCGATCTGTCCCTCGCGTTTTTACGCCTGTACCAAGGCCATTTTGGCGAAGTGCGAAGACTGCTGGATCGACAGCTCCCGCAAACCAACGAACCTGATCTTCGAACAATCGAGTGGAACTTACTCAACGAAGAAGTCCAAGGTCGCTATCGAGTTTGGGGAAACCACGCAAGCCGCGGTACCGAGGTCGCCATCCTCCGACGGCCCGATGGCGCCACCTCCGGCGCAACAGTTGTCACAGCGGCGGTGGATGGATGTCTGTACTATTGGGATCCGGCGAGCGGCGCGATGACGCATCAGCTAACGGGGCTGGAGGGAAGGCTCGATGCGATTGCTGCGATGCCATCGGGGCAACTAGCGATATCAGGCCCCATCTGGCCACTCTTGGGTCGGTCAGTGGTCGTGATCGACCCGGCGAGCGGCGCGACGCAAAAGGTCCTCCATGGGCATCCGACGACGATCGAGTCAATACGAGTCAGTTCCGATGCCAGCGTCATCGCATCGGCATCTCGGTACGAGAATATTCGCTGTTGGTCAACCGCACAGCAACGTAGCATCAGCATTCCCAATGGCACCCGCAATGTGGCCTTTGGACTGACCAACGACGGCTCCCGGCTACTCACATCGAGTCGAAATCCCCACAGCCTGCAAATGTGGGACACGAAAACCGGTGTGCTGATGGATCAATGGCAAACTCCGTCGATTGGACGTGTGGCGATGGCTAGCCAACACCCGTTTGCAGCCTACGAGGTTGATAACGACGTCGGCTTCGGGTTAGTCAGGACGGACGACCTGAAAGAGCGTCGTTGGATCGCCTCGTCCTCCCGCCCGAACGCCTTTGCGTTCTCCGCAGATGACCGATATATCGCGGTCGCCGATTATCGTTCGGGGGTCGAACTCTTCGAGCGTGTTCCTGTCGAGTGCAACAAGGACGACATGCAATCAAAGCGACCGCCTGACTATCGTTCCAAAGCGTATGTCGCGGGACGAGGTGGGCGGATTGAAGATATCAAGTTTACCGGCGCCTCCGAATTCGTCACGATTTCCATCGACGGCGCAGTCGAGCATTACACGCCCGACCGTCCGACCCATGCGATTCAAGCGATTGCCGAATCTGACTCGCACACGATGATTTCCGTCGAGGCTCCTCCTGGAATATTAAGTCTCAACCATTCCGGGGAATTGACCTATTTTGCCAGCCATCCAGATACCGGTGGGGATATCGATGCAGCTGCTGGGCAGCGAGTTTTGTTGTCGCAGCCTGCGTGGACTTCCCTGGCGGTTACCCCGGACCACGAGACGATTGCCATTACCGATCGAGAAGGCAAGTTGCAACTGCTGACAAATTGGCGAGATCAGCAGGGGGTAGCGAGGGCACCGGAAGTTCAGTCGATTCGCATGCCAAGCTCTTCCCCAACAGATAGCCTCGGCATGTCTTGCTTTTCGCATTCGGGGCGATTTCTCGCGGTCGTTGGTAACTCCACAGATCTCGTTGTGTTTGACCGCGACGGAGATATCAGCGAGCCCATCGTGCGTCGACGCTATCCAAATATCCAGTGCGGATTGACGTTCTCACCTGACGAGCGAAGTCTCTTCATTTGCGGGTATGCCGGGATTGAAATGATCGAATTGTCGACCGATCGATCACGTTTCCGATTGCCGAGCGAAGACACAATCCGCACCGCCTGTTTTTCGCCGCAGGGTGGGCGCCTCGTCGTGGGCCTCGAAAACGGTTCGATCGCAAGCCTCGACCAGCAAACCGGATCCCCCCAGTTCACCATGCATAGCATTGATGTGACGGGTGACTACTCCGACCGCTTGGCATCCATTCGCTTTCTGAACGAGTCAAAGATTATGACAATGACCGGGAAGGGTACCGCTCATTTCTGGAATCTGGATCAACGGTCGCAGCTTGGTAGCTTTGCAGTCGTCCCCGCCGTGACCCACGGAATCCAATGCCAGTCGTTTGATATTTCTCGTGGCGGGGATGCGCTCACGATCGCCATGAATCGTGATACGGTGACGGACATTCACCGCTGGACCTGGTCGACAGGCGATCAAGGGGCACGATCGAAATAG
- a CDS encoding L-threonylcarbamoyladenylate synthase: MTNLVERKVFSATDVAIRRAANCLFAGELIGLPTETVYGLAARGDDAKAVERIFTAKKRPRSNPLILHTATASDAFGLFSEECSSNFQEQADRLSKFWPGPLTLIGPRSGAVLDHVTAGGDTVAVRVPDHPVALAVLRELSRIADCVVPVAAPSANRANYVSPTTAHHVAAGLGEHVAMILDGGPSRVGLESTIVLLKGDASPPRVLRSGAISPAQLSEAIGQPVEGVPPHPTDAPPVAAPGQFAKHYSPRTPLCLVKAGSPSAETSSGGGRVLRIVFGPVDERLSPNHGEIWSFNPDGKLESAAAELYAMLRRADALEFEQIQVDCCAEDGLGMAIMDRLRRASHR, translated from the coding sequence GTGACTAACCTGGTGGAGAGAAAAGTATTTTCGGCGACCGATGTAGCGATTCGCCGTGCTGCAAACTGCTTGTTTGCTGGCGAACTGATCGGTTTGCCTACCGAGACCGTGTACGGGTTGGCTGCCCGCGGAGATGACGCGAAAGCTGTCGAGCGAATTTTTACTGCAAAAAAACGGCCTCGTAGCAACCCGCTCATCTTGCATACCGCCACCGCGTCCGACGCGTTTGGTCTCTTCAGCGAGGAGTGTTCCTCGAATTTCCAGGAGCAGGCCGACCGACTCAGCAAATTTTGGCCTGGCCCGCTCACGCTGATCGGCCCTCGTAGCGGCGCCGTACTCGATCATGTCACCGCAGGGGGTGACACGGTGGCCGTACGGGTGCCGGATCATCCCGTTGCTCTGGCGGTGCTACGAGAACTCTCCAGGATTGCTGACTGCGTTGTGCCCGTGGCCGCCCCCAGTGCGAATCGGGCCAACTATGTAAGCCCAACGACCGCTCACCATGTAGCTGCGGGGTTAGGAGAACACGTCGCGATGATTCTTGATGGCGGCCCCTCCCGGGTCGGTTTGGAATCGACCATTGTGTTATTGAAGGGCGATGCTTCGCCGCCGCGAGTCCTGCGTAGCGGGGCGATCTCGCCAGCACAGTTGAGTGAGGCCATCGGGCAGCCGGTCGAAGGCGTTCCCCCTCACCCCACCGATGCACCACCGGTTGCTGCACCGGGCCAATTCGCGAAACACTATTCGCCGCGCACGCCGCTGTGTCTCGTCAAAGCAGGTTCACCATCAGCGGAAACCTCCAGCGGGGGTGGTCGCGTCCTGCGAATTGTATTCGGCCCCGTCGACGAGCGGCTGAGTCCTAACCACGGGGAAATCTGGTCCTTCAACCCAGACGGAAAACTCGAGAGCGCCGCGGCTGAACTGTACGCAATGCTACGCCGTGCCGACGCTCTTGAGTTCGAACAGATTCAGGTAGACTGCTGTGCCGAAGATGGGCTTGGGATGGCGATCATGGATCGTTTGCGGCGAGCTAGCCATCGGTAG
- a CDS encoding DegT/DnrJ/EryC1/StrS family aminotransferase has translation MIELPQGADGWARWPPQTEAIAQALQGAWASGEWGKYDSPVHARCVDTVTQAMSMSSESVAAISPLWQFYLDRMEPPPLIRLCSSGTAAVELALRCCGVVAGDEVVVAAYDYPGNFRCIELLGATPVLADVRPRGVTMDPQSLREIEGDDIKGVVVSHLYGELADILAIREICDQRNWWLIEDACQVPGAGWEVGKDPSSSTFAPVGCLADCATLSFGGSKLLSAGNGGAIVTRNPRLHSRLRSFLDRPSDMLPLSALQCAVLIPQWGMLDELNRRRCDMVSRLRGWDWTRLGAAPISMAVGGQTNAHYKFAVQAKDASGRALLLRRLRSIGLPVGEGFRSMHGTSGRRSRKPVSLDHSQLLGERCLVIDHRALLANDLIERLDQACITDGESDAVS, from the coding sequence GTGATTGAGCTGCCCCAGGGCGCAGACGGTTGGGCCCGCTGGCCGCCTCAAACTGAGGCGATTGCCCAGGCATTGCAAGGAGCGTGGGCCAGTGGCGAGTGGGGTAAGTACGACTCGCCCGTGCACGCGAGGTGCGTCGATACGGTAACTCAAGCGATGTCCATGTCCAGCGAGAGTGTGGCCGCGATTTCGCCGCTCTGGCAATTCTATCTCGATCGCATGGAACCACCGCCTCTGATCCGGTTATGTAGTAGCGGGACCGCTGCGGTGGAACTGGCGCTACGTTGCTGCGGGGTTGTGGCTGGTGACGAAGTTGTGGTTGCCGCCTACGACTATCCCGGCAACTTCCGCTGCATCGAACTGCTGGGCGCGACTCCCGTACTCGCGGATGTTCGGCCCCGCGGCGTGACAATGGACCCTCAGTCGCTGCGGGAAATAGAGGGCGACGATATTAAAGGCGTGGTGGTTTCCCATCTCTACGGCGAACTGGCTGACATCCTCGCGATTCGCGAAATCTGTGACCAGAGAAACTGGTGGCTCATCGAGGATGCGTGTCAGGTCCCGGGTGCGGGCTGGGAGGTGGGCAAGGATCCTAGCTCAAGCACTTTCGCTCCCGTCGGGTGCTTAGCGGACTGCGCAACCTTGAGTTTTGGTGGCAGCAAATTATTGTCCGCTGGTAACGGTGGAGCGATCGTTACCCGAAACCCGCGTTTGCACTCACGCCTACGCTCCTTCCTCGATCGGCCCAGCGATATGTTGCCACTTTCGGCGTTGCAGTGCGCCGTACTGATACCACAGTGGGGAATGTTGGATGAATTGAATCGCCGCCGCTGCGACATGGTCTCTCGCTTGCGTGGATGGGATTGGACGCGTCTCGGTGCGGCCCCTATCTCGATGGCCGTCGGGGGCCAGACAAACGCACACTATAAATTTGCCGTGCAAGCCAAAGATGCGTCTGGGCGGGCGTTGCTGCTGCGGCGTTTGCGGTCGATTGGACTGCCAGTGGGCGAGGGGTTTCGCAGTATGCATGGCACGAGCGGGCGGCGAAGTCGCAAGCCCGTTTCACTGGATCATTCGCAACTTTTGGGAGAACGCTGTCTCGTGATTGACCATCGGGCATTGCTGGCGAACGACCTCATAGAGCGACTAGATCAAGCTTGCATCACTGATGGAGAATCTGACGCCGTCAGCTGA
- the argC gene encoding N-acetyl-gamma-glutamyl-phosphate reductase, which yields MIRVALIGSTGYTALEVARLLLAHPQAELTVATSRSDEGKPLAEIHPSLAGRCEIALQEFAPARIAEQADVAMCCLPHGASAETVRELAAVGIRVIDFSADFRLSSVPLYEHWYGVKHPWPERIGSVVYGMPEYYADEIATADIVANPGCYPTSAIMPLAPLVRDRLIENDDIIVDSKSGVSGAGRSPKLGTLYCEVNESIAAYAIASHRHGPEMQDLIHRISGESVQILFTPHLTPMDRGILSTIYVRPKLLEGDTVETVQTRLMGALRHAYQGQPFVHVVDHIPATKHVVMTNHVQMTVRVAGEKNSPGRAVIVCAIDNLSKGASSAAIQNMNVMFGLDATTGL from the coding sequence ATGATACGCGTTGCCCTGATTGGATCGACCGGTTACACGGCCCTGGAGGTCGCACGGCTGTTGCTTGCTCATCCGCAGGCTGAGTTGACAGTGGCGACTAGCCGCTCGGACGAGGGAAAACCGCTGGCCGAAATCCATCCATCGTTGGCAGGGCGTTGCGAAATTGCCTTGCAGGAGTTCGCTCCCGCTCGCATTGCGGAGCAGGCGGACGTGGCAATGTGCTGTTTGCCCCATGGTGCCTCTGCCGAGACCGTACGTGAGTTGGCGGCAGTAGGCATACGTGTGATCGATTTTAGTGCCGACTTCAGGCTGTCATCGGTGCCCCTCTACGAACATTGGTACGGTGTGAAGCATCCGTGGCCGGAACGGATCGGTAGCGTCGTCTATGGGATGCCGGAGTACTATGCAGACGAAATAGCGACCGCTGATATCGTCGCCAATCCAGGCTGCTATCCGACGTCGGCAATCATGCCATTGGCGCCATTGGTTCGAGATCGTTTGATCGAAAACGATGATATCATTGTGGACTCCAAGAGCGGCGTCAGCGGTGCCGGGCGCTCGCCCAAACTCGGCACACTCTACTGCGAGGTCAACGAATCGATCGCCGCCTATGCCATCGCGTCACATCGTCACGGTCCTGAGATGCAAGACTTGATCCATCGTATCTCCGGCGAGTCCGTTCAGATTTTGTTCACGCCGCATTTGACGCCCATGGACCGGGGTATTCTGTCTACGATCTATGTGCGTCCCAAGCTCCTCGAGGGCGACACGGTGGAAACGGTTCAGACGCGACTGATGGGCGCGCTGCGGCATGCCTATCAAGGTCAGCCGTTTGTGCATGTGGTCGATCACATCCCCGCGACCAAGCACGTGGTGATGACGAACCATGTTCAAATGACAGTGCGAGTCGCGGGTGAAAAGAACTCTCCCGGCCGAGCCGTGATTGTCTGTGCGATCGATAATTTGTCAAAAGGAGCCAGTAGCGCTGCGATTCAAAATATGAACGTGATGTTTGGACTCGATGCGACGACCGGGCTGTGA
- a CDS encoding MMPL family transporter yields MKANPLSMRFARRVMAHAGFIVIAWLLIAVLAKGMAPSWKSVALDGDFDYLPSTQNSVAGGRLLDRAFKGTRARSQMVLVFAKDDEPFATRDHLLGLDVLRRLYHRLGEVCWQRSERIACGDVPPDEPMLPQPDMLPNAASGDVTPIVDSTELTVEAGANSGEGAADSADTKPVILDERSNSAQRWLGAAVEAFDQAIEIDADFYKLLGDRVPSRAPTAYEPRLAIAYQDRGELARFRCADPALIEEDLASAKVLAPNIESSTIPIAERDLDEWQVLLDVYSWKEPVIGAQLRRTHARIAVLPLASELAATGNIELLTQLRQIVEQCVQYQREYLRADELAQADDLQVRITGSAAIGGETLLAASSAIAYTESFTIIMILIILAVVYRAPLLVAVPLVTIAVAVMVATAAVTTLAGISASSPGLGLDLKVYTTSRIFVVVILFGAGTDYCLFLISRLREEAAIHPWPVACERALGGVSSALLGSALTTIVGLGMMWFAEFGKFHHTGPVIAICLGIGLLVCMTLTPACLRLLGPIVFWPNKITSSDRRPVISLLPSRSPSGAEQPANRVTEHRRMNGGSRAWNAASIALTRYPIWTLAAGWLLLIMPAIGGRIHERDVTYDLSGQLPQTAGSRQGMQTLDRNFGVGEFAPISVLALARVDQDEATLTATRTRLTESLYDIDGVRRVRSLTDPLGDFPPEREMSLLSKEAWRRRALQNHRLSRIHFVANEPQFTDRLIRLDVIVQEDPFSQAAAVKLKTIEDETRRVLQSQTGESGASWELYYTGTTASIVDLREVTLRDTRRIKIAVILAVLAVLIIVLRRVVLSLYLIATVLLSYYATLGLTYWFFRAIDGPDFLGLDWKLPLFLFVILVAVGQDYNVYLVTRIIEERRRLGSLAAVRRAVARTGGIVTACGIVMAATFLSMTASAWWPPVIAWLGLTTPNAAGEFQQTTLRGITELGFALAVGVLIDTLYVRTVLVPSFVVLQDRFRRRYLS; encoded by the coding sequence TTGAAAGCCAATCCGCTGTCGATGAGATTCGCACGCCGCGTGATGGCGCACGCTGGTTTTATTGTCATAGCGTGGCTGCTCATCGCGGTACTCGCCAAGGGTATGGCGCCGTCGTGGAAGTCGGTGGCGCTCGATGGTGACTTTGACTACCTGCCGTCGACACAGAATAGTGTGGCCGGTGGGCGTCTGCTCGATCGGGCATTCAAGGGGACACGAGCACGTAGCCAAATGGTGCTCGTCTTCGCGAAAGATGACGAGCCGTTTGCCACGCGGGATCATCTACTCGGTCTCGACGTTTTGCGGCGGCTTTACCACCGCTTAGGTGAGGTTTGTTGGCAGCGATCCGAACGCATCGCCTGTGGTGACGTACCGCCTGACGAACCAATGTTGCCTCAGCCTGATATGCTGCCCAATGCAGCATCGGGGGATGTTACTCCGATCGTTGATTCAACGGAGCTGACTGTCGAGGCGGGTGCCAACTCGGGAGAGGGCGCGGCGGATTCGGCCGACACGAAGCCAGTGATTCTCGACGAGAGGAGCAACTCTGCCCAGCGTTGGCTGGGCGCAGCGGTGGAGGCATTCGATCAAGCGATCGAAATCGATGCAGACTTCTATAAACTGCTCGGAGACCGTGTTCCCTCACGTGCCCCAACCGCCTACGAACCACGACTGGCGATCGCCTATCAGGATCGTGGAGAGCTAGCGAGGTTTCGCTGTGCCGATCCAGCGCTCATCGAAGAGGACCTTGCGTCAGCCAAGGTACTCGCTCCCAACATTGAGTCCAGCACGATTCCAATCGCAGAGCGCGATCTCGATGAATGGCAAGTTCTACTGGACGTTTACAGCTGGAAGGAACCTGTCATTGGCGCGCAACTACGGCGGACCCACGCGAGAATCGCCGTGCTGCCGCTCGCCAGTGAACTGGCAGCAACAGGCAATATCGAGCTGCTCACTCAACTACGGCAGATTGTCGAGCAGTGCGTTCAGTATCAGCGTGAATACTTGCGTGCCGACGAACTTGCGCAGGCGGATGATCTTCAAGTTCGCATCACGGGGTCGGCCGCGATCGGCGGCGAGACCTTGTTGGCAGCGAGTTCGGCGATCGCGTATACCGAATCGTTCACGATCATCATGATTTTGATCATCTTGGCGGTAGTGTACCGAGCCCCTTTGCTCGTCGCAGTTCCGTTAGTCACGATTGCGGTGGCCGTGATGGTGGCGACCGCCGCCGTGACTACACTTGCGGGGATATCGGCGAGTAGCCCGGGGTTGGGTTTGGACTTGAAGGTGTACACGACGAGTCGAATTTTTGTCGTGGTGATTCTTTTTGGTGCCGGCACGGACTACTGTTTGTTTTTGATCTCTCGGTTGCGGGAGGAAGCCGCCATCCATCCATGGCCGGTCGCTTGCGAACGCGCCCTTGGAGGCGTCAGCAGTGCGCTGCTCGGCAGTGCGCTGACGACGATCGTGGGGCTCGGCATGATGTGGTTTGCTGAGTTCGGCAAGTTTCACCACACGGGACCTGTCATTGCCATTTGCCTAGGCATCGGCTTACTCGTATGCATGACCTTGACCCCTGCATGTCTACGGCTGTTAGGACCGATCGTGTTCTGGCCAAACAAGATCACCAGTTCCGACCGCCGACCCGTCATTTCTCTGTTGCCCAGTCGCAGCCCGAGCGGTGCCGAGCAACCTGCAAATCGCGTGACGGAGCACCGGCGAATGAATGGTGGCAGTCGAGCGTGGAATGCTGCATCGATCGCGCTGACTCGGTACCCGATCTGGACTTTGGCGGCGGGATGGTTGCTGCTGATTATGCCCGCGATCGGGGGACGCATCCATGAACGAGACGTCACCTATGATCTAAGCGGTCAGCTGCCTCAGACCGCGGGCAGTCGACAAGGTATGCAGACGCTCGATCGCAATTTCGGTGTGGGCGAGTTCGCACCGATTTCCGTGCTCGCGCTGGCCAGGGTGGATCAGGATGAGGCAACTCTCACAGCGACACGAACGCGATTGACGGAGTCACTCTACGATATCGATGGCGTGCGTCGGGTACGATCACTCACTGATCCGCTGGGCGATTTCCCACCCGAGCGAGAGATGAGTCTGCTCAGCAAGGAAGCATGGCGGCGCCGCGCATTGCAGAACCACCGACTCTCCCGGATTCACTTTGTTGCCAACGAACCCCAGTTCACAGACCGCCTGATTCGACTGGACGTGATTGTCCAGGAAGATCCGTTTTCTCAAGCAGCGGCGGTTAAATTAAAAACGATTGAAGATGAAACCCGCCGCGTGCTGCAGAGCCAAACGGGCGAAAGCGGTGCGTCATGGGAGTTGTATTACACCGGGACGACGGCATCGATTGTTGATCTTCGCGAAGTCACGCTGCGTGATACCAGGCGAATCAAGATCGCGGTGATTCTCGCGGTGCTTGCCGTGCTCATCATCGTGCTGCGCCGCGTCGTCCTGTCGCTTTATTTGATTGCCACCGTATTATTGAGTTACTACGCGACGCTAGGATTGACGTATTGGTTTTTTAGAGCCATCGATGGCCCCGATTTCCTCGGACTCGATTGGAAGTTGCCACTGTTTCTCTTTGTGATCTTAGTAGCGGTCGGGCAAGACTATAACGTTTATTTGGTGACGCGCATTATCGAAGAACGTCGGCGTTTAGGGTCGCTCGCCGCGGTCCGGCGGGCAGTCGCGAGAACAGGCGGAATCGTCACTGCGTGCGGGATCGTGATGGCCGCGACTTTCTTGAGTATGACCGCGTCGGCGTGGTGGCCTCCGGTCATTGCTTGGCTGGGCTTGACCACGCCCAACGCTGCGGGCGAATTTCAGCAAACAACTTTGCGTGGTATCACGGAATTGGGTTTCGCACTGGCGGTAGGAGTTTTGATCGACACACTCTATGTCCGTACTGTGCTGGTGCCTAGTTTTGTCGTATTGCAGGATCGGTTCCGACGCCGTTACTTATCTTGA